A genomic region of Drosophila kikkawai strain 14028-0561.14 chromosome X, DkikHiC1v2, whole genome shotgun sequence contains the following coding sequences:
- the rg gene encoding neurobeachin isoform X6, which produces MADIMRPPYSEIKRPDEIVRMTTADNLKFAVLIGLIEVGQVTNREVVNTVLHLLVGGEFDMELNFVIQDAQNIKHMLELLDHCPPNLQAEIWSVFIAILRKSVRNLQACTDVGLIEHVLVRLQRSETVVADLLIEMLGVLASYSITVKELKLLFGTMKANNGKWPRHSAKLLNVLRQMPHRNGPDVFFSFPGRKGSAMVLPPLAKWPYENGFTFTTWFRLDPINSVNIEREKPYLYCFKTSKGVGYTAHFVGNCLVLTSMKVKGKGFQHCVKYEFQPRKWYMIAIVYIYNRWTKSEIKCLVNGQLASSTEMAWFVSTNDPFDKCYIGATPELDEERVFCGQMSAIYLFSEALTTQQICAMHRLGPGYKSQFRFDNECYLNLPDNHKRVSHFQLLPATSTTSLPVVGGSTGSGSGTGTGDAAAAAAAAAGQQQLQLQFQILAAEQEARAIDWSDERLDLNAAFVKIRAVLTARNAVTLASNNSSSNAATAAAAAAAAAAAAATATPAAAATPTGHTPSTEDTQQQQQQQQQHQAHATQGDSDPLGHLPTGNASFAEQLRRMSSASNLSSLMATADTEEVNQLKAVLYDGKLSNAIVFMYNPVATDGQLCLQSSPKGNVSYFVHTPHALMLQDVKAVVTHSIHCTLNSIGGIQVLFPLFSQLDMAHEGLGDIKRDPTLCSKLLGFICELVETSQTVQQHMIQNRGFLVISFMLQRSSREHLTLEVLGSFLNLTKYLVTCLSANSDLLLKQLFCFSFLTWQLLDHVLFNPALWIYTPANVQARLYSYLATEFLSDTQIYSNVRRVSTVLQTVHTLKYYYWVVNPRAKSGIIPKGLDGPRPAQKDILAIRAYILLFLKQLIMIGNGVKEDELQSILNYLTTMHEDENLHDVLQMLISLMSEHPSSMVPAFDVKHGVRSIFKLLAAESQLIRLQALKLLGFFLSRSTHKRKYDVMSPHNLYTLLAERLLLYEESLSLPTYNVLYEIMTEHISQQILYTRHPEPESHYRLENPMILKVVATLIRQSKQTESLIDVKKLFLQDMTLLCNSNRENRRTVLQMSVWQEWLIAMAYIHPKSSEEQKISDMVYSLFRMLLHHAIKHEYGGWRVWVDTLAIVHSKVSYEEFKLQFAQMYEHYERQRTDNITDPALRQARPISTISGWEREELHQQQNGVVGAAAGVAAVAAPSSQVGGGTAAAVKAAVSIASLEDVPPVVEEEVEELELEEIEVVQESLGEEEPTEPKSVIANISDVYNEQLKTDATTCNGNLEETDQDQQQQQDLEKSLEPVPLPIPVAQPEEGSASASSSSLGALRETLQLGDDMDVEELELATAKDALNAEQHVARVLQSSEAALNECKMAVDDVLQEASSVLKDEEIELAVNEVVQGVLNNEKKATTLIPEQDVNVTLLNSKNLLNNNNNNNNNSPSLTPTTGVETTTTTSSAAAAAEETEVNANEIVVVTTEQQQQQQQQQVPAKTETVEAVLAKPGLIPSSGDASSSPSPSPSSSPEASNQKTEEAANKLNNNEKLAEISAQVKEAPLGDLLPAEEQDQKDQTKVVTPEPEADPVALAVRDIVEQLIDKVIDATEAEAEGEASTVAATKKETNNNELPKEEEQQEKEKEKQEKEEHQENENLKEEQHKKEKESPVAAPEEVESLAAAVAAKEIVQEVVEAALVSVEDETSQEPAKKNPELNEEKPQQVQSPEKTKNKDELELSKELEDKPCKESPESTDAKDQVVAIVNQVLDTLVDETVKAVAASEQTTQTSPAPEQESPRVLSKEATTATTATTPVRIKPTEVDSTTQTTPKNEAGQPSNAAGTLLVEEQQAQQQQLQDEDVQTGGTVEDEEYAAQQAAAGVDGASQMEASHYGPAGAAGQEQKQQQQQQRSKSGSTRPMFSPGPTRPPFRIPEFKWSYIHQRLLSDVLFSLETDIQVWRSHSTKSVLDFVNSSENAIFVVNTVHLISQLADNLIIACGGLLPLLASATSPNSELDVLEPTQGMPLEVAVSFLQRLVNMADVLIFATSLNFGELEAEKNMSSGGILRQCLRLVCTCAVRNCLECKERTRYNVGALARDVPGAAHLQALIRGAQASPKNIVESITGQLSPVKDPEKLLQDMDVNRLRAVIYRDVEETKQAQFLSLAIVYFISVLMVSKYRDILEPPAEPQIQRQSPVLQRTAGGGGRQIQDSDYEIIVVDENNPSVLADNDSHSSGPPSIKANQTTTTTTATTTTTTTHYNNNNTTKTTTTTIAKSATTTTTTTATIKIQQQPLSPPKPLVPQKLPKVKQRTKIKNTENLEKHFPKKC; this is translated from the exons ATCTGCTCATCGAAATGCTGGGCGTGCTGGCCAGCTACAGCATAACGGTAAAGGAGCTGAAGCTGCTCTTTGGCACAATGAAGGCCAACAATGGCAAATGGCCACGGCACTCGGCCAAGCTCCTGAATGTCCTACGGCAGATGCCCCACCGCAACGGGCCGGATGTCTTCTTTAGTTTTCCGGGTCGCAAGGGATCG GCCATGGTCCTGCCGCCTTTGGCCAAGTGGCCCTACGAGAATGGGTTCACCTTCACCACCTGGTTCCGCCTGGATCCCATTAACTCGGTGAATATTGAACGGGAGAAGCCCTACCTCTACTG CTTTAAGACATCGAAGGGCGTAGGCTATACGGCGCACTTTGTGGGCAACTGCCTCGTTCTCACCTCCATGAAGGTCAAGGGCAAGGGCTTTCAGCATTGTGTCAAATACGAATTCCAGCCACGAAAG TGGTATATGATTGCCATAGTGTATATATACAATCGTTGGACGAAAAGCGAAATCAAGTGCCTCGTTAATGGACAGCTGGCCTCCTCCACGGAAATGGCCTGGTTTGTTTCCACAAACGAT CCCTTTGACAAGTGCTATATAGGAGCCACGCCCGAGTTGGACGAGGAGCGCGTGTTCTGCGGCCAAATGTCGGCGATTTACCTGTTTAGCGAGGCGTTGACCACGCAGCAGATTTGCGCGATGCACCGCCTGGGTCCCGGCTACAAG tCGCAGTTTCGATTCGACAACGAGTGCTATCTGAATCTGCCGGACAATCACAAGCGGGTGAGTCACTTTCAACTCTTGCCAGCAACGTCCACAACATCCTTGCCGGTGGTGGGCGGCAGCACTGGGAGTGGCAGTGGCACTGGCACCGGCGatgcggcagcagcagcagctgccgccgctggTCAGCaacagttgcagttgcaattcCAAATCCTGGCCGCCGAGCAGGAGGCGCGAGCCATCGATTGGTCCGACGAGAGGCTGGATTTGAATGCGGCCTTTGTGAAAATTCGAGCGGTACTTACCGCACGCAATGCGGTGACTTTGGCCAGTAATAATAGTAGTAGTAATGCTgccacggcagcagcagcagcagcagccgccgctgcagcagcagcaacagcaacgccGGCCGCAGCAGCCACACCCACGGGACACACACCTTCCACGGAGGAcacccaacagcagcagcagcagcagcagcagcatcaggcaCATGCAACACAGGGCGACAGCGATCCGCTTGGCCATTTGCCCACCGGAAATGCTTCTTTCG CAGAGCAACTGCGTCGCATGTCCAGCGCCAGCAATCTGAGCTCCCTGATGGCAACCGCCGACACTGAGGAGGTCAACCAGCTGAAAGCT GTGCTGTACGATGGCAAGCTATCGAATGCCATTGTGTTTATGTACAATCCGGTGGCCACCGATGGTCAACTGTGTCTGCAGTCGTCGCCCAAGGGAAACGTTTCCTATTTCGTGCACACGCCGCATGCCCTCATGTTGCAG GATGTGAAGGCCGTGGTCACGCACTCGATACACTGCACCCTGAACTCGATTGGAGGCATACAGGTGCTATTTCCGCTGTTCTCCCAGCTGGACATGGCCCACGAGGGCCTAGGGGATATTAAGAGGGATCCCACGTTGTG CTCCAAGCTGCTGGGCTTCATTTGCGAACTGGTGGAGACCTCCCAGACGGTGCAGCAGCACATGATCCAGAACCGGGGCTTCCTGGTCATCTCGTTCATGCTGCAGCGCTCCTCCCGCGAACATCTAACACTGGAGGTCCTTGGATCCTTTCTCAACCTCACCAAATATCTGGTCACCTGCCTGTCGGCCAATAGCGATTTGCTGCTCAAGCAG TTGTTCTGTTTCTCATTTCTCACGTGGCAGCTGCTGGACCATGTCCTCTTCAATCCAGCCCTGTGGATCTATACGCCGGCGAATGTCCAGGCGCGACTGTACTCCTACCTGGCCACCGAGTTCCTCTCGGACACGCAGATCTACAGCAATGTGCGGCGGGTGAGCACCGTTCTCCAGACGGTGCATACCCTCAAGTACTACTACTGGGTGGTGAATCCGCGAGCCAAGAGTGGCATTATCCCAAAGGGATTGG ATGGCCCACGTCCTGCCCAGAAGGATATCCTGGCCATCCGTGCCTACATCCTGCTATTCCTCAAGCAGCTTATAATGATCGGCAACGGGGTCAAGGAGGATGAGCTGCAGAGCATACTCAACTATCTGACCACCATGCATGAG gACGAGAACCTGCACGATGTTTTGCAGATGCTCATCTCACTGATGTCGGAGCATCCCAGTTCCATGGTACCTGCCTTCGATGTGAAGCACGGCGTGCGCAGCATCTTCAAACTGCTGGCGGCCGAGAGTCAGCTCATCCGGCTGCAGGCCCTCAAGCTGCTTGGGTTCTTCCTTTCGCGCAGCACCCACAA ACGCAAATATGACGTGATGTCGCCGCACAATCTTTATACCCTGCTGGCCGAAAGGTTACTTCTCTATGAGGAGTCCCTCTCCCTGCCCACATACAATGTCCTCTATGAGATTATGACGGAGCATATCTCGCAGCAGATTCTCTACACACGTCATCCTGAACCGGAGAGTCACTATCGTCTGGAGAATCCAA TGATCCTCAAGGTGGTGGCCACTCTGATCCGCCAGTCCAAGCAAACCGAGTCCCTGATCGATGTAAAGAAGCTATTCCTGCAGGACATGACCCTGCTGTGTAATAGCAATCGTGAAAATCGCCGAACCGTTCTCCAAATGTCCGTCTGGCAGGAGTGGCTCATTGCGATGGCCTACATCCATCCGAAGAGCAGCGAAGAGCAGAAGATTAGTGACATGGTCTACTCCCTGTTTCGAATGCTGCTCCATCATGCCATAAAGCATGAGTACGGCGGCTGGCGGGTATGGGTTGACACCCTGGCCATTGTTCACTCAAAGGTGTCGTACGAGGAGTTCAAGCTGCAGTTTGCCCAGATGTACGAGCACTATGAGCGCCAGCGGACGGACAATATAACGGATCCTGCCCTGCGTCAGGCACGACCCATTAGCACAATCAGTGGCTGGGAGCGTGAGGAGttgcatcagcagcagaaTGGAGTTGTGGGTGCTGCGGCAGGAgtagcagcagtagcagcaccTTCAAGTCAGGTGGGAGGTGGAACAGCTGCTGCCGTCAAGGCTGCCGTTTCCATAGCCTCGCTGGAGGATGTGCCGCCCGTGGTGGAGGAGGAAGTTGAAGAACTGGAATTGGAGGAGATTGAGGTGGTGCAGGAGAGTCTGGGAGAGGAAGAGCCGACCGAGCCCAAGTCTGTGATTGCCAACATCTCGGATGTGTACAATGAGCAGCTGAAAACCGATGCCACCACCTGCAATGGCAACCTGGAGGAGACAGATCaagaccagcagcagcagcaggacctGGAGAAGAGCTTGGAGCCGGTACCTTTGCCCATTCCAGTTGCCCAACCCGAAGAGGgttccgcctccgcctcctcctcctcgctgggAGCCCTGCGCGAGACCCTGCAGCTGGGCGATGACATGGATGTGGAGGAATTGGAACTGGCCACGGCCAAGGATGCTCTCAATGCTGAGCAGCATGTGGCCCGGGTTTTGCAATCCTCAGAGGCGGCTCTAAACGAATGCAAAATGGCCGTGGATGATGTACTACAAGAAGCCTCCTCGGTGCTTAAGGACGAGGAGATCGAGCTGGCCGTCAACGAAGTTGTCCAGGGTGTACTTAACAATGAGAAGAAGGCGACCACGCTGATTCCCGAACAGGATGTGAATGTTACCCTGCTAAATAGCAAGAATCtgctcaacaacaacaataataacaacaacaacagtccAAGTTTAACGCCCACAACTGGGGTGgaaacgacgacgacgacatcatcagcagcagcagcagcagaggagACGGAAGTCAATGCCAATGAAATTGTTGTTGTAACAacggaacaacaacaacaacaacaacaacaacaagtgccGGCAAAAACGGAAACAGTGGAAGCTGTTCTGGCCAAGCCAGGTCTTATACCCAGTTCCGGTGATGCCAGCTccagtccaagtccaagtcccaGTTCCAGCCCAGAAGCAAGCAATCAAAAGACTGAAGAAGCAGCCAACAAGCTGAACAACAACGAGAAGCTGGCAGAGATCAGTGCTCAGGTAAAGGAGGCACCTTTAGGGGATCTCCTGCCGGCGGAAGAGCAGGATCAGAAGGATCAGACAAAGGTCGTCACACCTGAACCCGAAGCCGATCCAGTGGCTTTGGCCGTTAGGGACATTGTTGAGCAGCTCATTGACAAGGTGATCGATGCCACCGAGGCGGAAGCGGAAGGAGAAGCCTCTACAGTGGCTGCCACCAAAAAGGAAACGAACAACAATGAGCTGccaaaggaggaggagcagcaggaaaagGAGAAGGAAAAGCAGGAAAAGGAGGAGCACCAGGAAAATGAGAATCTGAAAGAGGAACAGCACAAAAAGGAGAAAGAATCTCCCGTTGCCGCTCCCGAGGAAGTGGAAAGCTTGGCTGCCGCTGTTGCCGCCAAGGAAATCGTCCAGGAAGTGGTAGAAGCTGCTCTGGTCTCGGTCGAAGATGAGACTTCCCAAGAGCCAGCCAAGAAAAACCCAGAACTCAACGAGGAGAAACCACAACAAGTCCAGAGTccagaaaaaaccaaaaacaaagatGAACTTGAGCTTAGCAAGGAACTGGAAGATAAGCCCTGCAAGGAATCCCCAGAGTCAACCGATGCTAAGGACCAAGTGGTGGCCATTGTCAATCAAGTACTGGACACACTTGTCGATGAGACCGTCAAGGCTGTGGCCGCCTCGGAGCAAACCACACAGACCTCGCCCGCCCCCGAACAGGAGTCGCCCCGTGTCCTGTCCAAGGAGGCCACAACAGCAACGACGGCCACAACGCCGGTGCGCATAAAGCCCACCGAGGTGGATTCCACCACACAGACCACGCCCAAAAATGAGGCGGGTCAACCGAGCAACGCTGCTGGCACTTTGTTGGTCGAGGagcagcaggcgcagcagcagcagcttcaagATGAGGATGTCCAAACTGGAGGCACTGTTGAGGATGAGGAGTATGCCGCCCAGCAGGCTGCAGCCGGTGTGGATGGAGCCAGCCAAATGGAGGCCAGTCATTACG GTCCCGCTGGTGCAGCTGgccaggagcagaagcagcaacaacaacagcaacgctCCAAATCGGGCTCCACCCGACCCATGTTCAGTCCTGGACCCACGCGTCCACCCTTCCGGATACCGGAGTTCAAGTGGTCCTACATCCATCAGCGCCTGCTCAGCGATGTGCTCTTCTCCCTGGAGACGGACATCCAGGTGTGGCGCAGCCATTCGACGAAAAGCGTCCTAGATTTTGTCAACTCCAGCGAGAATGCCATATTTGTGGTGAATACAGTGCATCTGATCTCCCAGCTGGCGGACAACCTGATCATAGCCTGCGGTGGATTGCTGCCGCTTTTGGCCAGCGCCACATCGCCCAAT tCTGAACTGGATGTCTTGGAGCCCACGCAGGGCATGCCTTTGGAGGTGGCCGTGTCCTTCCTGCAGCGCCTGGTCAACATGGCCGATGTCTTGATCTTTGCCACCTCGCTGAACTTTGGCGAATTGGAGGCGGAGAAGAACATGTCCAGTGGTGGCATCCTGAGGCAATGCCTCCGCCTGGTGTGCACCTGTGCGGTTCGTAACTGCTTGGAGTGCAAGGAGCGGACCCGCTATAATGTGGGAGCCCTGGCCAGAGATGTGCCCGGTGCAGCACATTTGCAGGCACTCATTCGAGGGGCCCAGGCCTCGCCCAAG AACATTGTCGAGTCAATCACCGGTCAATTATCGCCCGTCAAGGATCCGGAGAAGCTGCTACAGGACATGGATGTGAATCGCCTGCGGGCGGTCATCTATCGCGATGTG GAGGAAACCAAGCAGGCCCAGTTCCTGTCCTTGGCCATTGTCTACTTTATATCAGTGCTAATGGTGTCCAAATACCGTGATATCCTGGAGCCGCCGGCAGAGCCGCAGATCCAGCGACAATCGCCAGTGCTGCAGCGCACGGCAGGCGGCG GTGGTCGGCAAATCCAGGATAGTGATTATGAAATAATTGTGGTGGATGAGAATAATCCCTCGGTTTTGGCAGACAACGATTCGCACTCCAGTGGACCGCCCTCGATTAAG GCCAaccagacaacaacaacaacaacagcaactacaacaacaacaacaacccattacaacaataacaacaccaCTAagactacaacaacaactatagCAAAATctgcaacaactacaactacaacaacagcaacaattaaaattcaacaaCAACCATTGTCACCACCCAAGCCATTGGTGCCTCAAAAATTGCCAAAGGTAAAgcaaagaacaaaaattaaaaatacagaaaacctggaaaaacattttccaaaaaaatgctaa